The nucleotide window CCAGATATTTATAAACATTTTCAACCAGCTCTTCTGGGGTGTCACCGACTACCGGATCACCGTTTACAAGCGCAAACATGGACATGGCGCATTTTCCACAGTAACCAAGGCACCCATATTCAATGACGTCAAGATCAGGGTCCCGTTCAAGCTCTGCCCTTGCTGCCTGAGAACCGCTCGCAAGATTGCTGATACAAAATTCAATGATCGGCTTAATCATTTGTTTCACCTCTCTACTAATTTTTAATCGTACCCTTTTTCAGGTAAATCGTCAATTTCTCCGGCTTACAGCCTCTATAAAATTGTTGTTATTTTGTCACAATTTCGTTATACTTTTTATGGATTAAAACGAATCAGAAAAAATATTGTAGAATAATTTCGAATTATGTATCCGTTTACCGTTTGCAAGAACGAGCTTAAAAAACCTACATCATTGACTGTCTGTGATGAGTTAAAAAGGGGAAATTCACATGAGAAATCTCGTTATTCTTGGCGGCGGCTATGGCGGCATGCGTGTCCTCCATAAATTGCTGCCTAATGATCTGCCGGAAGATGTATCCATTACATTGATTGACCGCGTTCCTTACCATTGCTTGAAAACTGAATACTATGCGCTGGCTGCAGGCACGATTTCCGATCAGCATATTCGTGTGTCATTTCCTGAACACCCCCGCCTTCAGGTAAAATACGCGGAAGTTACGGCCATCAATCTGGAGGAAAATAAGGTTGAGCTGCAGGGTAATGAAGCTGTGGAATATGACGATTTGATCATTGGTCTCGGCTGCGAAGATAAGTACCACAATGTTCCTGGTGCCGACACGTTCACGTACAGCATCCAGTCAATCGAAAAATCACGCGCTACTTATCAGGCACTTAATAATCTGCCAGCAGGTTCAAGTGTTGCCATTGTTGGTGCAGGGTTGAGCGGTGTCGAGCTTGCGAGTGAATTGGCTGAAAGCCGCAAAGACTTGAAAATCAAGCTTTTCGATCGCGGAAACCATATTCTGTCCGCGTTCTCCGAGCGCCTGAGCACCTATGTGGAAAACTGGTTTGACAACCATAATGTCGAAATCATCAACAATGCAAATATTACAGAAGTACAGAAAAACGTCTTATACAATCATGATGAGCCGATTGTATGTGACGCGATTGTCTGGACTGCCGGAATTCAGGCAAACAGACTTGTCCGTGAAATGGATGTCGAAAAAGACAGCATGGGCCGGGCCGCGGTTACTGCGCAGCACAACCTGCCAGGACATGAAAATGTATATGTAGTCGGGGATTGTGCGAGCCTGCCGCATGCACCGAGCGCCCAGCTTGCAGAAGGCCAGGCTGAGCAAATCGTCCAGGTGCTGCAAAAGCGCTGGAAAGGCGAAGAACCACCTGAATCCTTCCCGCCGATCAAGCTGAAAGGCGTCATCGGTTCACTTGGCAAAAAGCACGGTTTCGGTCTGGTTGCAGAACGTCCGATCACCGGCCGCGTAGCACGATTGCTGAAGTCAGGTATTTTGTGGATGTATAAGTATCATAATGGATGATCATTTGTGAACCGGGCGCGGGTGCCCGGTTTTTTATTTTTTTGGTAACTGGTAAAAATCAGCGGGAATTTCCAGTTCGCTATATAATTGAATTTTTCGCTATATAATCTTTAAAGTCGCTATAAAAATGAAATTTTCGCTATATAATCGCAAAAGTCGCTATAAAAATAAAAAAGTCGCTATAAAATCTTAAAATCGCTATAAAAGGGTTTTCGCTTTTTCGGTATTTTAAAGAGATTCTTCTCAAAAAGAGAAAAAAGCACTCCATTTCGGAATGCTTTTAATAGAATTACGCTGAAATGTATCCGTATTTCTCTAATTCTGCGTAAATCGTCTTCAATTTCGGGTTTCCTTCGCCGACAATCTTGCCTTCGAGCAGGACGACAGGGTAAAACATGTCTTCTTCGATTACTTTTTCAGCAAATTCCCGCTTATCTTCATCTGCTGGAGGGTTGTAGATATCGACATAAGTAATTTTAAAAGGCTGGTCTGCATATTTGCGGCCGATTGCGGCTTCGAGCCATTCATATGTTTCTTTTGAGGATGGCAGGTTGACACAGCTAGGGCATAATACTTCTGCGCCATACACGACAATTTCTACTTCTTTGCGTTCCATTATCAATTACCCCCTGTTATTTTCTTTTATTTTACTATACGATGAAAAGGATTCATAAGGAAAAAACTGTTGTTCTCAGGTTTTTCATTCAATTGGATAGATTTTTCCGGCTGATGAGATTATAATAAGTATTATGAAAGGAGTCGATTTGCATGACTGAACAGCAAATGTTTGAGCAAGTACAGGAAGTATTAGATAAATTGCGTCCATTCCTTCTTCGCGATGGTGGAGACTGCGAACTAGTGGATGTTGAAGATGGCATCGTAAAACTTCGCCTGCTGGGTGCATGCGGAAGCTGCCCGAGCTCCACAATCACGCTTAAGGCGGGAATCGAACGCGCCCTTTTAGAGGAAGTACCTGGCGTTGTTGAGGTTGAACAGGTATTCTAATTAACCAATAATAAAGCGGTTTTGCCTTAAATGGCAAAACCGCTTTTTTTCATGCTGGAACTGCATCCGTTCCGGTCGATTTTTAAAGTTAAAATTTCCATTCCATCGACACACCGCTTCATTTTTTCCCCGACTTCATCCCCTTTACCGGGTTCCGCCAGACACAAAATCGATGGCCCGGCCCCGCTCAGTGCAACGCCGAAAGCTCCTGACTGAATGGCTTTTTCATGCACATCATCAAAAAATGGCACAAGTTCTTTCCTGTATGGCTGATGGAACAGATCGGCAGCCATCATCCTGCCTGCAAGCGTCCAATTATGAGTTAACAATGCAGCAAGCTGCTGATTGGCAACGGCACTTGCCCGGACACTGTGCTGGAATTCCATGTTTGCCGGCAACACGTCTCGTGAAATTTCGGTCAGCAATTCCTCCCGGGGGACAACCAGTATCGGATCGAATTGGATTTGGTCAAGTACTGTCAGATCTACTTCATCCCCTATTTGGCTGCCCACCACGACACCGCCAAAAAGGCTGGCCCCCGCATTGTCCGGGTGGCCTTCAAACCCTGCAGCGATTTTTAATTTTTCAAGCAGTGACAATTCTAAATTGCAAAATTCATTGGCCAGTTCCACTCCGGCAACAATCGCCGCAGCGCTGGACCCCAGCCCTCTTGCCAGCGGAATATCGCTTTTGACAGACATTCGGAGAGGCGGCATTTTCTGCTTGTACATTAAAGCGGTTTTAAGCGCGATCTGGCAAATATAATTCGTTTCATCACGCGGAAAGTCTGTTAAGGATGGTGAGAGGAACTCCACCTCCCAACGATTGCTTCGCTCTGCCTCGAGCTCCAGGTATAGGTCCAATGCGACTGCAAGGGAATCAAAGCCGGGGCCAAGGTTCGCTGAGCTTGCCGGGACTTTTACCGCAAAAACCTGTCTTGCTGTAATGCCTGCAGCATGTGGTTCCCCCAGTCCGTTCATTGTCTGACCACTCCCCTGATATGCTCGCTGACGATTCTTTCGTCATTCGGAAGCAGCACGGGTGAGATCGAGCTGATATCGATGGCAGTTGAAGGGTCCTTCAATCCATTTCCCGTCAGTACAGCAACAATCCGGGAGCCACGAGGAATTTCCCCTTGTTTCAGAAGCTTGTGGATTCCTGCCAGCGAGGCACATGAACCCGGCTCAGCAAATATCCCTTCTGTAGAGGCCAGTCGGCTGTATGCCTGTAAAATTTCTTCATCGGTGACGAAGTCAATTGTTCCTTCTGATTCATCCCTGGCAGCAACAGCAAGATTCCAGCTGGCAGGGTTGCCGATTCGTATGGCAGTGGCGATCGTTTCTGGCTGCTCAATCGGTTTTCCCTGCACGATTGCTGCTGCACCTTCTGCCTCGAAACCGAACATCCTCGGCAATCCTGTCCGCCTGCTGGAATTGTATTCTTTGAAACCTTTCCAGTAAGCACTGATATTCCCCGCATTACCCACCGGAATCGCCAGGACATCTGGTGCACCGCCCAGCTGGTCACAGATTTCGAAAGCAGCCGTTTTCTGTCCTTCGAGCCGATATGGATTCACCGAGTTTACGAGTGTGACTGGTTCATTTTCACTGATGGCCCTGACCATTTTCAACGCCTCGTCAAAATTGCCTTCAATCGAAACGATGCTGGCGCCATACATCACCGCCTGTGCCAGTTTGCCCATCGCGATTTTTCCTTCGGGAATGACGATGATACACCGCATTCCTGCTCTCGCCGCATATGCAGCTGCAGAAGCCGAGGTATTGCCTGTGGAAGCACAAATCACCGTATCACTGCCCTCCTCCTTGGCTTTCGCGACCGCCATCACCATGCCTCGGTCCTTGAATGAACCCGTCGGATTGGCCCCTTCAACTTTTACATGCAAATCAATGCCCCACTGCTCTGACAGCTGGTCTAGCCGGATCAGTGGCGTGTTTCCTTCATGCAGTGTCAGCAGCGGGGTCTGATCATTGACTGGCAGGTATTCACGATATTCACTCAACAGTCCCCGCCATCTCATCGATTGACACTCCCCTCGACTCTGTATGAGCTCTTGATTTCTTTCACGACCCTGAGGTCACGCAGCTCCATCAGGATATTTTGATAGTCTTTGAGAGAAGCACGATGTGTAACGACTACGATTTCGGCAAGTCCCTTTTCCTTCAAAGGCATCTGGAGGATCTTTTCAAAGCTGACATTATGGTCAGCGAAAAGCGAGGTGACCTCCGAAAAGACACCAACTTCATCATGGACATGCAGACGGAGGAAGTGCTTCGAACTTACTTCTCCATCATCCTTCAGCTGCTTCTCATATTGCGGGGTGACCATAGAACGGCCATTAACTCCTAGGCGCATATTCTTAACGACGCCAACAAGATCTGACACAACAGCAGTGGCGGTTGGCAGACTGCCGGCACCCGGGCCGTAGAACATGGTTTCCCCGACCGCTTCACCGTATACATATACCGCATTGTACTCATTATTGACAGACGAAAGCGGATGGGAAGACGGCAACAGGGCAGGCTCCACACATACCTCGACTTTGTTACCTTCACGGACAGCGATGCCAAGCAATTTCATCGTATAGCCAAGCTGTTTGGCATACTGCAGGTCTTCCTCTGTGACCGAAGTGATTCCTTTAAACTTCACATCATCTAGGTCAATCTTCATGGAAAATCCAAGTGTACCCAGTATCGCCATTTTTCTGGCTGCATCTAGCCCTTCCACGTCAGATGCCGGATTCGCCTCCGCATATCCCAGCTCCTGCGCTTCCTTCAGCACGCTGTCATATGGAAGTCCCTCCTGGCTCATCTTCGTTAAAATATAATTTGTTGTTCCGTTCACAATTCCCATCATCTTTGTGATCCTGTCAGACGCAAGCCCATCAACGAGACTTCGCAAAATCGGGATGCCTCCTGCCACGCTCGCTTCAAAAAACAGATCGCAGCCATTTTCACTCGCAGCCGTCAGCAGCTCTGAGCCATGGACAGCCATCAAATCTTTGTTTGCTGTCACCACGTTCTTTTTGTTCCTCAGTGCCTGCAGCATATGTTCACGGGTATTCTCGATCCCGCCCATGACTTCAATCACAACTTCGATTTCCGGATCTTCGATGATGTCCGCTGGGTCCATCGTCAGGAGAGAAGGGTCGACCTTTACCGACCTTTCCTTTTCTACATCCTGGACGAGGATTTTCTTTACCTTCACAGGGCAGCCAACCTGGTGCATCAACTTATCCTGGTGGTTCTCAATGATTCTCACTACCCCCGACCCAACTGTTCCTAATCCAAGAAGTCCTACCGAGATTGCCTGCATATTCTCTTCCCCTCTCCCTTTGTCTTTTCTAAAAATACATTTGTTTTTGTATAGTAGACATTATATAGACGACCAACCTCTTTTACAAGGGATATTTAAGAAGCCTTTCTCCATGAAAACGCTTAATCGCAAGGGGCTGTAAGTGTAAAAAAAATCCTCCCCTGCATGAAGGGAAGGATTGATGAGTTATTGAATCACTTCTTTATTAACAATAGTCTTCGGACTGTCTCCGGTGAGGACAGCTTTGACGTTCGTGCAGCAAAGCTTGATCATCTTTGTCCTCGTTTCTGTACTTGCCGATCCGATATGCGGGATTGCTGTCACATTTGAAAGTTCCAGCAACGGATGCTCTGTTGAAATGGGCTCTTTTTCAAAAACATCAAGTCCTGCAGCGGCAATCTCTCCGCTTTTCAGGGCTTCATACAATGCCTGCTCGTCCACAACCGGCCCGCGTCCAACATTGATGAAAATCGCGCTTTTTTTCATTTTCGCAAAAACATCTGCTGTAAAAAGATTTCTGGTTTCATCTGTAAGCGGTGCGAGTGATACCACATAATCAGCCTTTGATACAAGATCCTCGAATGAACTGTAGACCGCACCGAGTTCCTTTTCAGCTTCCGGTTTACGGGAACGGTTATGGTAAAGAATATCCATTCCAAAGCCATTCGCGCGTCGGGCAACAGCCTTACCAATTTTCCCCATACCGACGATTCCGATCGTCTTTCCATATACATCATGTCCTGCAAGCAGGTATGGGCTCCAGCCTTCCCACTTGCCAGCTTTGATATAATCTGCTGCTTCGACGATGCGCCTTGCCGCAGCCATCAACAAAGCAAAAGTAAGATCAGCGGTTGTCTCGGTCAGCACATCCGGGGTATTGCTCACAACGATTCCGCGCTCGGTGGCTGATTTGAGATTGATATTGTCAAAACCCACAGCCAGGTTGGCGACGACTTTCAGGTTTTCACCAGCTGACAGCAATTCCTCGTCAATTTTGTCAGACAGCATCGTGATCATCCCACTGGCTTTTTTTGCTTCAGCGAGCAAAACCTCTCTCGGGGCAGGGATATCTTCATGCTCCCACATCTTCACCTCAAATTGCTCGGTGAGCTCTACAATCGTTTCTTCAGGAAGTTTCCTGGTAATATAAATATACGGTTTCATCGTCTGGCTCCTTTTTGTAAGCGGTTAATATAATAGAATAATATTCATTCTATCACATTTACGCAAAAGCTTCGACTACCGTAATAACCACTCAACCGGAGGAAGCTTCGCCATTTTCACAGGTGCATCGCCAATCTGGTAAAAATGGCTTAAAAAACGTTCGTAATCACTGCTTTGGTCCAGATACTTCCGCAAACGGTCCTCAAGCTGGCGCTTTGTCTGTTCTGACTGGGTAATATAGTAATTTTCGATTGCTTCATAGTAGTGAAGCGGAAACAGCAGCCTGGAGTACAGAAGCCTCCATGAAAACGGCGACAGCATTGTCAGACTCTGGTACTCATTAAGGAAGTTTTTGATTTCCGGCTGGCTCGTCTGGATGTTGGCAAAATAACGCTCCCTTACCCACTCTGCCAGATCGCGGCTTCCATGGTCGAACACCCACTCAAATGGATTTTTCACAAAATACGGCCCTCTCCAGACTGTATTGGTGAAGCGCTCATGGCAGACAGTGCCGTGGTCAATCTTTGTCGGCTTATCATCGATCTCCGTATCTGCAAGATATTGGATGGCATTTTCCGACAATCCCATATAATACGGAAAAGACTCCATGAACATTCTCTCAAAATCGTTCTCAGGCTCAGTATAGAGTTTGCCGCTCCACACCTTTTCCATCTGGTCCAGCCGCTTTTCCCAGAGCTGTTTCCACTGTCCGACCCTGTTCATCCCTTCAACCTTGAAAGGGATTTGCCTGCCTCTTGCATGGAATCTGGCCAGCTTCCTGCCTGTTCGCAATTTCTCCGGCATCGGTGCGGCACGACTCTGCAGCACACAGTACTTTCTTCCCTCCCATTCGCAAATCTGGCGTCCTTCCTTGTCTGTAAGCAGCTGCGAAACGTTGCGGTCACCAGCTTTTTGCATATGGTCAGCGATTCTCGAAAGCTCGCTTATCTCTTGCTCTTTTGCCCCATTAGCGTCCATAATCAAATAAAGCCCTTCATTCTGTTTATATCCATGATATCTTCCAAGAGATACTTCTGAATCCGGAAAAATCCCATATACTTCTTTTAACATCTTTTGAAACATCAAACAGCACCTCTCTCCAAGCCATTCTTTTACAAATATATGTGCCGGACTGTAAAACAATGAAATGAATAACTGGCTTCATTCGGGAAATGATTTAAAGGAATGAATTCTTTCACTAAAACGGATTAAGCGGAATAATTTAGGTTAAATAGGATATGAAGATAGCTGCGATTAAAAACAGAAAGGTGATGCAGATGTTAGAAAAGAAACGCGCCATTCATATGACAGAGGAAACTGCCCGGAAATGGCTTCACGAACGCGGGGTTGAAATAGAGGATATTGCGAAACTTGTGTTCTTCTTGCAGGAGAAGTATCATCCGAACCTGCAGATGGACGATTGCATCCAGAATGTCGAGCGAGTATTGTCCAAACGTGAGGTCCAGAATGCCATCCTGACAGGAATCCAGCTTGATATCCTCGCAGAGCAGAAGAAGCTTGGCGAACCGCTTCAATCCATTATTGAAACAGATGAGAGCCTGTATGGCGTGGATGAGATTCTCGCTTTCTCAATCGTCAATATCTATGGTTCGATTGGATTCACCAACTACGGGTTCATTGATAAAGCAAAACCGGGTATCCTTGAACTCCTTAATGATAAAGAAAAGTCAGGTAAATGCCATACATTCCTGGATGATATTGTGGGAGCTGTTGCAGCGGCTGCTTCAAGCCGACTTGCACACCGAGCGGCGAATGTAGAGGAATAATGATAAAGGGACTTGCAGCCGGCGATGGCGCAAGTCCCTTCTGTTTTTATACTTCCCAGTCATCCAATGAATCGACTGTATAGGTTGGCATTTCATCGTAACCCTTCAGCAGTTCCTTCGTTGTGACCCCCGTGTGTACAAGCAGAGTATCCATTCCGGCCCTCATGCCTGCGAGAATGTCGGTATCATAATAGTCCCCGACCATCAACGTCTCTTCCTTCGCAGTTCCCAGGACCTTCAGTGCCTGTTCCATGATCACTGATTCCGGCTTGCCAATGAAGATTGGGTCTGTTTGCGTGGAAACAGCGATGACTGATGTCAGTGATCCATTTCCCGGAAGCAGGCCACGTTCTGTCGGAATTGCGATATCTCCATTAGTTGAAATGAAAGTGGCCCCGTTCCTGACCGCAAGGCAGCCAACTGCCAGCTTTTCATAGGTAATGCCGCGGTCAATTCCGGAAACGACGAAATCCGCTTCTTCCCCTGCAAACCGGAGCCCTTTTTCCTCGATAGCTGTCTGAATCCCCTCTTCGCCAATCACGTATACGGTCGCATCTTGCTTTTGCTCATAAATATAGTTGGCCGTTGCCTGACTTGTCGTAAAAACCTGCTCCTCAGTGGTTGGGATATCAAAGCTCCGCAGCTTTTTCGCCACCTGGGCCGGTGTACGCGAAGAATTATTTGTGACGAATAAATAAGGAATTCCAGCTGCAATCAGCCTTTTTATAAAATCCGAAGCCGCCTCGATCCGTTCTGAGCCCCTGTACATCGTTCCATCTAAATCAATCAGATAGCCTTTATATTTTTTCATGATGATCACTCCTATGCATAATGTTCCCTTGTTGTGCTAAAACGAATAATCCCATTTTATTAAAGTAGAGCAGGCAGTGCAAAGGACAAAGCTCACAGCAAAGAAAAAGAGACCGACTTATGAACTGCTCAGTTCATCTTATCGGTCTCTTCATCCAGCTTTACTTTTTAAAAGCGGAAACCGGGCCTAGTTCATTCGTTAGATATTCCCTGACCTTCACCGGAAACAGCTTGAGTTGCGGAAGTTCAGACTTGAAGGTTTGGATCAGGCTTCCATGGTCCACATCAGTGTATTGCTGGACTAGCATCTTCCTGAACAGGACGATTTTTTTCAAGCCTGCGCTCATGTCAGGCGTCACGACTTTTTCATCATCGAGGATATCGATGATGTCTTCATAGCTGCCCGGGTCACGCATGATGAAGCCATCAATCATCGAATTGCCCACATCAAGAACAGCCTCCACCATCGTATGCGCTGCACGCTCGAGGGCCGCTTTTTCCATAGGCGTTTCCCATGATCCATTGCTTTCAAAAAAATCAATCTGCCTGTCCAAAAACTCCAATGTTTGCTCAATTTGATCCCTGTCGACAAAATACATTCCTTATCACCTCTCGAAGATGCTAGACGGTTTTCAATAATCCAGGACGGGCGTAAAAATAACCTTGTGCCAGTTCAACCTTGTTCCGTGAGAGGACTGATGCTTCATGCTCATTTTCGATTCCTTCGGCTATGACAGTAGAGCCTGCTTCCTTTGCGACAAGCAGAAGCCCTTTCAGCATCGACTCCTTCACAGAGTTCTTGTCGATGTTCTGGATGACGGACCGGTCGATCTTGATGACATCCGGCATGATCTCACTGATGGTATTCAGGCTGGCATATCCCGCTCCTGTATCATCCACCGCAATCTTGATACCCATTCCTCTTAACACCTTTATATTATAGATAAAATTATCGATTCCCTCAATCGAGTCCCGTTCGGTGATTTCCAGGGTGATCTGATTCGGCTTGATGCCTTCATAGGATTTCATCATTGTTTTCAAATCACGGACGAATCGAAAATTGCCAAGCGTGATCGGCGTAAAATTAATGAAGATATCATCCTGGCAGCCAGTTGACGTAATTTGGTCAAGCGTTTTCCTCAGGACAATCATTTCAAGCTCATACAGCATATTCGTCTGCCTCGCGACTGAAAAAAGCTGCAGTGGACTTTCGAGGGCTGTCCCCTCAGGACCGCGGGTCAGCATCTCCCACGCACGGACCTCCTTAGTGGCGACGTCAATGATTGGCTGTGCCAAAAGTTTTATATTCTGCCGGGAGATGATTTTGTTCATTTCATAAACCATTTCATTGAATTCCGTCTGAATCCGCTTTTCAGCCATCGCAAACGCCTGCTGATGAGCCTTCAAGACCGCTTCATGTACGGACCCTACTGATTTATCAATAAAAATGAATCCCGTGTCAAAGATAGGCTGGACGGTCGGATACTCATGAAAAATCCTGCTTTCCGCTTCCCTGAGGATTTTCTTCATCTTCCCATCAATCTCCGAGATACAATGCCTGTTATGGTCAATCCTTATAAACAGGCTCAAGCTGTCACTATAGTAATCATGCAGGACAATCATGTCCTCTTTTTCAATTTCCAATTCAATCACAGCTTTGAAATGACGCTTCAAAGCC belongs to Mesobacillus sp. AQ2 and includes:
- a CDS encoding NAD(P)/FAD-dependent oxidoreductase, yielding MRNLVILGGGYGGMRVLHKLLPNDLPEDVSITLIDRVPYHCLKTEYYALAAGTISDQHIRVSFPEHPRLQVKYAEVTAINLEENKVELQGNEAVEYDDLIIGLGCEDKYHNVPGADTFTYSIQSIEKSRATYQALNNLPAGSSVAIVGAGLSGVELASELAESRKDLKIKLFDRGNHILSAFSERLSTYVENWFDNHNVEIINNANITEVQKNVLYNHDEPIVCDAIVWTAGIQANRLVREMDVEKDSMGRAAVTAQHNLPGHENVYVVGDCASLPHAPSAQLAEGQAEQIVQVLQKRWKGEEPPESFPPIKLKGVIGSLGKKHGFGLVAERPITGRVARLLKSGILWMYKYHNG
- the thrB gene encoding homoserine kinase, producing the protein MNGLGEPHAAGITARQVFAVKVPASSANLGPGFDSLAVALDLYLELEAERSNRWEVEFLSPSLTDFPRDETNYICQIALKTALMYKQKMPPLRMSVKSDIPLARGLGSSAAAIVAGVELANEFCNLELSLLEKLKIAAGFEGHPDNAGASLFGGVVVGSQIGDEVDLTVLDQIQFDPILVVPREELLTEISRDVLPANMEFQHSVRASAVANQQLAALLTHNWTLAGRMMAADLFHQPYRKELVPFFDDVHEKAIQSGAFGVALSGAGPSILCLAEPGKGDEVGEKMKRCVDGMEILTLKIDRNGCSSSMKKSGFAI
- a CDS encoding DUF86 domain-containing protein — its product is MYFVDRDQIEQTLEFLDRQIDFFESNGSWETPMEKAALERAAHTMVEAVLDVGNSMIDGFIMRDPGSYEDIIDILDDEKVVTPDMSAGLKKIVLFRKMLVQQYTDVDHGSLIQTFKSELPQLKLFPVKVREYLTNELGPVSAFKK
- a CDS encoding YuzD family protein — protein: MERKEVEIVVYGAEVLCPSCVNLPSSKETYEWLEAAIGRKYADQPFKITYVDIYNPPADEDKREFAEKVIEEDMFYPVVLLEGKIVGEGNPKLKTIYAELEKYGYISA
- a CDS encoding D-glycerate dehydrogenase — encoded protein: MKPYIYITRKLPEETIVELTEQFEVKMWEHEDIPAPREVLLAEAKKASGMITMLSDKIDEELLSAGENLKVVANLAVGFDNINLKSATERGIVVSNTPDVLTETTADLTFALLMAAARRIVEAADYIKAGKWEGWSPYLLAGHDVYGKTIGIVGMGKIGKAVARRANGFGMDILYHNRSRKPEAEKELGAVYSSFEDLVSKADYVVSLAPLTDETRNLFTADVFAKMKKSAIFINVGRGPVVDEQALYEALKSGEIAAAGLDVFEKEPISTEHPLLELSNVTAIPHIGSASTETRTKMIKLCCTNVKAVLTGDSPKTIVNKEVIQ
- a CDS encoding YuzB family protein, with translation MIKPIIEFCISNLASGSQAARAELERDPDLDVIEYGCLGYCGKCAMSMFALVNGDPVVGDTPEELVENVYKYLDENPMF
- a CDS encoding phosphatidylglycerophosphatase A, whose translation is MLEKKRAIHMTEETARKWLHERGVEIEDIAKLVFFLQEKYHPNLQMDDCIQNVERVLSKREVQNAILTGIQLDILAEQKKLGEPLQSIIETDESLYGVDEILAFSIVNIYGSIGFTNYGFIDKAKPGILELLNDKEKSGKCHTFLDDIVGAVAAAASSRLAHRAANVEE
- a CDS encoding EAL domain-containing protein codes for the protein MLPHSSLCYYPPQFILRDPVVTGVKKAFNSGCEVAVIAYTIKNHRELAAQLGGETWKYHKALKRHFKAVIELEIEKEDMIVLHDYYSDSLSLFIRIDHNRHCISEIDGKMKKILREAESRIFHEYPTVQPIFDTGFIFIDKSVGSVHEAVLKAHQQAFAMAEKRIQTEFNEMVYEMNKIISRQNIKLLAQPIIDVATKEVRAWEMLTRGPEGTALESPLQLFSVARQTNMLYELEMIVLRKTLDQITSTGCQDDIFINFTPITLGNFRFVRDLKTMMKSYEGIKPNQITLEITERDSIEGIDNFIYNIKVLRGMGIKIAVDDTGAGYASLNTISEIMPDVIKIDRSVIQNIDKNSVKESMLKGLLLVAKEAGSTVIAEGIENEHEASVLSRNKVELAQGYFYARPGLLKTV
- a CDS encoding TIGR01457 family HAD-type hydrolase — encoded protein: MKKYKGYLIDLDGTMYRGSERIEAASDFIKRLIAAGIPYLFVTNNSSRTPAQVAKKLRSFDIPTTEEQVFTTSQATANYIYEQKQDATVYVIGEEGIQTAIEEKGLRFAGEEADFVVSGIDRGITYEKLAVGCLAVRNGATFISTNGDIAIPTERGLLPGNGSLTSVIAVSTQTDPIFIGKPESVIMEQALKVLGTAKEETLMVGDYYDTDILAGMRAGMDTLLVHTGVTTKELLKGYDEMPTYTVDSLDDWEV
- a CDS encoding homoserine dehydrogenase, with the protein product MQAISVGLLGLGTVGSGVVRIIENHQDKLMHQVGCPVKVKKILVQDVEKERSVKVDPSLLTMDPADIIEDPEIEVVIEVMGGIENTREHMLQALRNKKNVVTANKDLMAVHGSELLTAASENGCDLFFEASVAGGIPILRSLVDGLASDRITKMMGIVNGTTNYILTKMSQEGLPYDSVLKEAQELGYAEANPASDVEGLDAARKMAILGTLGFSMKIDLDDVKFKGITSVTEEDLQYAKQLGYTMKLLGIAVREGNKVEVCVEPALLPSSHPLSSVNNEYNAVYVYGEAVGETMFYGPGAGSLPTATAVVSDLVGVVKNMRLGVNGRSMVTPQYEKQLKDDGEVSSKHFLRLHVHDEVGVFSEVTSLFADHNVSFEKILQMPLKEKGLAEIVVVTHRASLKDYQNILMELRDLRVVKEIKSSYRVEGSVNR
- the yutH gene encoding spore coat putative kinase YutH; its protein translation is MFQKMLKEVYGIFPDSEVSLGRYHGYKQNEGLYLIMDANGAKEQEISELSRIADHMQKAGDRNVSQLLTDKEGRQICEWEGRKYCVLQSRAAPMPEKLRTGRKLARFHARGRQIPFKVEGMNRVGQWKQLWEKRLDQMEKVWSGKLYTEPENDFERMFMESFPYYMGLSENAIQYLADTEIDDKPTKIDHGTVCHERFTNTVWRGPYFVKNPFEWVFDHGSRDLAEWVRERYFANIQTSQPEIKNFLNEYQSLTMLSPFSWRLLYSRLLFPLHYYEAIENYYITQSEQTKRQLEDRLRKYLDQSSDYERFLSHFYQIGDAPVKMAKLPPVEWLLR
- the thrC gene encoding threonine synthase gives rise to the protein MRWRGLLSEYREYLPVNDQTPLLTLHEGNTPLIRLDQLSEQWGIDLHVKVEGANPTGSFKDRGMVMAVAKAKEEGSDTVICASTGNTSASAAAYAARAGMRCIIVIPEGKIAMGKLAQAVMYGASIVSIEGNFDEALKMVRAISENEPVTLVNSVNPYRLEGQKTAAFEICDQLGGAPDVLAIPVGNAGNISAYWKGFKEYNSSRRTGLPRMFGFEAEGAAAIVQGKPIEQPETIATAIRIGNPASWNLAVAARDESEGTIDFVTDEEILQAYSRLASTEGIFAEPGSCASLAGIHKLLKQGEIPRGSRIVAVLTGNGLKDPSTAIDISSISPVLLPNDERIVSEHIRGVVRQ
- a CDS encoding NifU family protein, with protein sequence MTEQQMFEQVQEVLDKLRPFLLRDGGDCELVDVEDGIVKLRLLGACGSCPSSTITLKAGIERALLEEVPGVVEVEQVF